The Arachidicoccus terrestris genome includes the window CTGGATTTTAAAATTGCCGATGAACCGCTGGCCAGAAGTCTGAGCCAGGATTTTCTGGACCGGTTACCGATACGAAAAAAAGTCTTTCCCTATACTTTTGAAATTCTGGACTATCTGAAAAACAAAAATTACCAGCTGCACTTAATCACAAACGGCTTTAACCGGATACAGGAGCAGAAGTTGGTCCATGCGGGTCTTCAAGACTATTTTGAAGTCATGGTCACATCTGAGATCAGCGGATGCCTAAAACCTCATGCAGGTATTTTTGAATATGCCATGGAGGCTACTGGCGCTCAACCTGATAAAAGCATCATGATCGGGGACAATCTGGTAGCGGACATACAAGGGGCTGCGAACTTCGGAATTGATTCTGTCTTTACCAATCATATCGAAGATACGACAGCACACGTGGCCACTTATGAGGTCCGGCATTTGAGGGAGTTGGAAGATATCTTTTGATAGGAAAGAATTTGATCAATTGATAAGAGCTCTGTTTTACATTCCGGTTTAAAGCCCCTGATATCACTCCTGTGTACCGAAGTAAAATTTCCTCCTTTATTTAATCAGCTGGGTAAATTATTAATTTGGCGGAATCCCATGATTGTATATCACCTGCCAAATACAGGTATTATAATTGGCGGAATCTCATGATTCTATGCCACATTCCGCCAATTATAACATCAAACGAACGGATAAATTTATTGGAGGCATGAAACAAAAACAGGCGGATATTCATTCCATTGGATTTATTCAAAATGTTATCCGCAATGGATGACTTGTTTCAATAATCGGGCTTAGCTTTTTAAAGAGAAGTGTTTGGTAGCCGCCTTTCTGGCTGGAACCCAGGCAGCTAGTAAGGCTACGATGAAAACGGTCGCGCCTACCAAAAGGAAATCCAAGACATGCATTTTTACGGGGTAGTAATCTACCACAAAAGTACCGCCTTCCAATTTCAGTAAATGTAACTTATCCTGCAAAAGACAGATAACAAATGCAATAAACATCCCCATTAGCCCGCCAAGTCCACCTAATAGAAAGCCTTCTGTCAGGAAAATTTTCTGTATCACACTCTTTCGTGCACCCAGCGCCTCCAGAATGGCAATATCCTTTCTTTTCTCCAGCACCAACATGGTGAGTGCACCGACCATATTAAAAGCAGCAATCACCAGGATAATCGATAAGATAATATAGATGATCCATTTTTCCATTTGCATAACCGTAAATAAGCTCTGATTTTGCTGGAAGCGCGTTTCAACCTTATACAGGTTGCCTAATTGTTGTTGAATCTTCTTTTGTACCCTAAACAGGTCTGTTTCCGGTTTTACAGCAATGGCAATCTCCGTATAATAGTCAGCAGGTAATTCGACCATATAACGCAAAAAGTCCAGGTTAGTAAAGGCATATTTATTATCAAAACCTTCCTGAATCCTGAAAATACCCACCTCCTTGATCTCATAAGAATTCAAGGCGGCCTGTACACTCGTTTTATCGGTGCTGTTTCGGTTCGGAAGATAGACGATCAGGGGAACTGTTGAATTCGCATCCGCGCCGATACTACTGGCAATACCGCCGCCTAACACCATTTGGGGCGCCCGCTCCACTCCCAGGCCATAATGTCCGTTCTCCTCGATATGCCCCGCAATATTTACGACATGCTCATAATTGCTATCCACTCCTTTTAACATGACGGTCGCCTGATACGCACCATCATTATCCAGTAAAGCCTTCTCACCTATCACAAGGCTAAAGTCTTTAATCTCCCGGATCTTATGCAGCTTTTGTAGCTGGACGGAATCCAGCCTCATGTATTTACCCGTTCTGGCCATTACACGCAGATCGGGATAAAAATCGCCATACATGGATTTTACCAGTCCCTGGAAACCATTGAATACACTTAAAACAATAATAAGGGCTGCAGCGCCGACAGCAATAGCAATCACGCTGATCCAACTGATAATGTTGATCGCGTTGGTGGATTTCTTAGACTTAAAATATCGCCAGGCGAAAAGAAAATTCATGCGCTCAGGAGGTTATGTAGGCCATCATGGTACCAGTTTCTTAAAAAACGCCCGGGTGCCTCAAATATTATATTTAATCGTTATTTTTATCGGAATTACGGTTAATCTGTGCCAAAAGCTCTTCAATATGAAAGACTTGATCCAGGGTATCATCTAAGTAATAATGAATAACCGGAATTCTTCTTAATTGTTTACCCAATTTATGAGAAAGCTCTTTTTTGATCTCCCAGGCCTTTTGTTCAATACGTAATAATGCAGCTTGACTATCAGCAACCTGGAAAAAGCTGAGATAAATCCTGGCTTCCAATAGATCGGGTGTAACCTTCACATCCGCAATAGAGACCATACCGCCTCCTATCATATTGAGATCCAGATGCCTGAAAATGGCATTCATCTCCTCTTTAATGACACTGGCCACCTGTTTTTGTCTTTTCCCCTCTTGCATAATCTTTACAAGTTTATTGGCTGTAAAAATAGTTACTTTTGCACTCTACCACTGAGAAACAATGAAGAAATTTAAAAGAATATTCAGATATCTGGGCTATTATAAAGCAAAACTGACTGTCTACGGTGTATTAACTATACTGGGAACAGTCTTTGGTGTT containing:
- a CDS encoding YjjG family noncanonical pyrimidine nucleotidase — protein: MKTYQHLFFDLDHTIWDFEANAKDALRESYLYHELALSGIEPYENFYERYTYHNKRLWDRYTKGLIIQRELKWKRMFLTLLDFKIADEPLARSLSQDFLDRLPIRKKVFPYTFEILDYLKNKNYQLHLITNGFNRIQEQKLVHAGLQDYFEVMVTSEISGCLKPHAGIFEYAMEATGAQPDKSIMIGDNLVADIQGAANFGIDSVFTNHIEDTTAHVATYEVRHLRELEDIF
- a CDS encoding ribosome-binding factor A, translated to MQEGKRQKQVASVIKEEMNAIFRHLDLNMIGGGMVSIADVKVTPDLLEARIYLSFFQVADSQAALLRIEQKAWEIKKELSHKLGKQLRRIPVIHYYLDDTLDQVFHIEELLAQINRNSDKNND
- a CDS encoding FtsX-like permease family protein; the encoded protein is MNFLFAWRYFKSKKSTNAINIISWISVIAIAVGAAALIIVLSVFNGFQGLVKSMYGDFYPDLRVMARTGKYMRLDSVQLQKLHKIREIKDFSLVIGEKALLDNDGAYQATVMLKGVDSNYEHVVNIAGHIEENGHYGLGVERAPQMVLGGGIASSIGADANSTVPLIVYLPNRNSTDKTSVQAALNSYEIKEVGIFRIQEGFDNKYAFTNLDFLRYMVELPADYYTEIAIAVKPETDLFRVQKKIQQQLGNLYKVETRFQQNQSLFTVMQMEKWIIYIILSIILVIAAFNMVGALTMLVLEKRKDIAILEALGARKSVIQKIFLTEGFLLGGLGGLMGMFIAFVICLLQDKLHLLKLEGGTFVVDYYPVKMHVLDFLLVGATVFIVALLAAWVPARKAATKHFSLKS